A genomic segment from Actinomadura hallensis encodes:
- a CDS encoding (Fe-S)-binding protein: MRVALFLTCVNDTMYPETGKAMVRLLRRLGHDVEFPAGQTCCGQMHLNTGYRRQARHLVKGFAETFGPYDAVVTPSASCAAMIRDWHPRLAPRTAGIASRVHELSEFLVDVLGVTDVGAYYPHRVTYHPTCHSLRMLRVGDRPLRLLREVRGIDLAELPDAAECCGFGGTFALKNSEVSAAMCADKVTAVRSTGAETLCAADNSCLMHIGGALSRTRSGVRTVHLAEILASTEEDPS, from the coding sequence ATGAGGGTCGCGCTGTTCCTCACCTGCGTGAACGACACGATGTACCCGGAGACGGGCAAGGCGATGGTGCGGCTGCTGCGGCGGCTCGGCCACGACGTCGAGTTCCCCGCCGGGCAGACGTGCTGCGGGCAGATGCACCTCAACACCGGGTACCGGCGGCAGGCCCGCCACCTGGTGAAGGGGTTCGCGGAGACGTTCGGGCCCTACGACGCCGTCGTGACGCCGTCCGCGTCCTGCGCGGCGATGATCCGCGACTGGCACCCGAGGCTCGCGCCGCGGACCGCCGGGATCGCCTCCCGCGTCCACGAGCTGTCGGAGTTCCTCGTGGACGTGCTGGGCGTCACCGACGTCGGCGCGTACTACCCGCACCGCGTCACCTACCACCCGACCTGCCACTCGCTGCGGATGCTGCGCGTCGGCGACCGCCCGCTGCGGCTGCTGCGGGAGGTCCGCGGCATCGACCTCGCCGAGCTCCCGGACGCCGCCGAGTGCTGCGGGTTCGGCGGGACGTTCGCGCTGAAGAACTCCGAGGTGTCGGCCGCGATGTGCGCGGACAAGGTCACCGCCGTCCGCTCGACCGGGGCGGAGACGCTGTGCGCGGCCGACAACTCCTGCCTGATGCACATCGGCGGCGCGCTCAGCCGGACGCGCTCGGGCGTCCGGACCGTCCACCTGGCCGAGATCCTGGCCTCCACCGAGGAGGATCCCTCATGA
- a CDS encoding ABC transporter permease: protein MTVLTRTPARPGQGGAAGGGRRLVEVVLRARELSILGALVVLVAGTAIANPRFLSGQGVTDIFLNASILVLLAVGQSVVVVTRNIDLSVGSVVGLVAFTAGKFASGSDRHVAAVLVLGVLIGLACGLVNGLLVSFCRVPSLVVTLGTLYVIQGLDYRIAQGEQISAADLPASVLALGNDGILGIPYLPIITVAVMLAVGYYLRSYSSGREFYAIGSSPEAAMLAGVPIRRRVLTAYLVSGGLAGLAGVLWLARFGTVVADAAHGWELKVVAAVVVGGVAITGGVGTVYGAALGALLLTTIGSVLVVLKVNSFWQEAITGVLLLLAISVDRLLALRVTRALKQRSLESAARHGVPGNEVPAGEEVTAGEEVTADEGRGRA from the coding sequence ATGACCGTACTCACCCGGACACCGGCCAGGCCCGGCCAGGGCGGCGCCGCCGGGGGCGGGCGCCGCCTGGTCGAGGTCGTGCTGCGCGCCCGCGAGCTGAGCATCCTCGGCGCGCTGGTCGTGCTCGTCGCCGGCACCGCGATCGCGAACCCGCGGTTCCTGTCGGGCCAGGGCGTGACGGACATCTTCCTCAACGCCTCGATCCTGGTGCTCCTCGCCGTCGGGCAGAGCGTGGTGGTCGTCACCCGCAACATCGACCTGTCGGTCGGGTCCGTCGTCGGGCTGGTCGCCTTCACCGCCGGCAAGTTCGCCTCCGGAAGCGACCGGCACGTGGCGGCGGTCCTCGTGCTCGGCGTCCTCATCGGCCTCGCCTGCGGCCTGGTGAACGGGCTGCTCGTCAGCTTCTGCCGGGTGCCGTCCCTTGTCGTCACCCTCGGCACGCTGTACGTGATCCAGGGGCTCGACTACCGGATCGCCCAGGGCGAGCAGATCAGCGCGGCCGACCTTCCCGCGTCGGTCCTCGCCCTCGGCAACGACGGGATCCTCGGCATCCCGTACCTGCCGATCATCACCGTCGCGGTGATGCTCGCCGTCGGCTACTACCTGCGCTCCTACTCGTCCGGGCGCGAGTTCTACGCCATCGGCTCCAGCCCCGAGGCGGCGATGCTCGCCGGCGTGCCGATCCGCCGCCGCGTCCTCACCGCCTACCTGGTCAGCGGCGGTCTCGCGGGCCTCGCCGGGGTGCTGTGGCTGGCCCGCTTCGGCACCGTCGTCGCCGACGCCGCGCACGGCTGGGAGCTGAAGGTCGTCGCCGCCGTCGTCGTCGGCGGCGTCGCGATCACCGGCGGCGTCGGCACCGTGTACGGCGCGGCGCTCGGCGCGCTGCTGCTCACCACCATCGGCAGCGTGCTGGTCGTGCTCAAGGTCAACTCGTTCTGGCAGGAGGCCATCACCGGCGTCCTCCTGCTGCTGGCCATCAGCGTCGACCGGCTGCTGGCGCTCCGCGTCACCCGGGCGCTGAAACAGCGGTCGCTGGAGTCGGCCGCCCGCCACGGCGTCCCCGGGAACGAAGTTCCCGCAGGCGAAGAGGTCACCGCAGGCGAAGAGGTCACCGCGGACGAAGGGAGGGGCCGGGCATGA
- a CDS encoding LutB/LldF family L-lactate oxidation iron-sulfur protein, translating to MPSFPDAARRAVADTRLRGNLKHATTTIRSRREAAVAELDDWAELREAGKQIKDHVLENLGHYLRLLEEKVTEAGGTVHWARDAAEANRIVTDLVKATGETEVVKVKSMATQEIGLNEHLAGEGVTAYETDLAELIVQLGDDRPSHILVPAIHRNRADIRDIFLRTMEDAPEGLTDSPAELAEAARRHLRAKFLSAKVAVSGVNFAVAETGTLVVLESEGNGRMCLTLPETLISVMGLEKVVPTWRDLEVFLQLLPRSSTAERMNPYTSTWTGVSPGDGPRDFHLVLLDNGRTATLADEVGRQALRCIRCSACLNVCPVYQRAGGHAYGSPYPGPIGAILSPQIRGIGSDVDASLPYASTLCGACFEACPVAIDIPEVLVHLRARAVEEGPRHPLERVAMTAAGWTLRSPTRLALAQRAASASRRVVARGGRIRRLPGPLNAWSETRDAPAPPPESFRAWWARTGGGREEDRRPGEERHGEGRREGRGR from the coding sequence ATGCCGTCGTTTCCGGACGCGGCGCGCCGCGCCGTGGCCGACACGCGGCTGCGCGGCAACCTCAAGCACGCCACCACCACGATCCGGTCGCGGCGCGAGGCCGCGGTCGCGGAGCTGGACGACTGGGCCGAGCTGCGCGAGGCGGGCAAGCAGATCAAGGACCACGTCCTGGAGAACCTCGGGCACTACCTCCGCCTGCTGGAGGAGAAGGTCACCGAGGCGGGCGGGACGGTGCACTGGGCGCGCGACGCCGCCGAGGCGAACCGGATCGTCACGGACCTGGTGAAGGCGACCGGCGAGACCGAGGTCGTCAAGGTCAAGTCGATGGCCACCCAGGAGATCGGGCTCAACGAGCACCTGGCCGGGGAGGGCGTCACCGCCTACGAGACCGACCTCGCCGAGCTGATCGTGCAGCTCGGGGACGACCGCCCGTCGCACATCCTCGTCCCGGCGATCCACCGCAACAGGGCCGACATCCGCGACATCTTCCTGCGCACGATGGAGGACGCCCCGGAGGGGCTGACCGACTCCCCCGCCGAGCTGGCCGAGGCCGCCCGCCGCCACCTGCGCGCCAAGTTCCTGTCGGCGAAGGTCGCGGTGTCGGGCGTGAACTTCGCCGTCGCCGAGACCGGCACCCTCGTGGTGCTGGAGTCGGAGGGCAACGGGCGGATGTGCCTGACGCTCCCCGAGACGCTGATCTCGGTGATGGGCCTGGAGAAGGTCGTCCCGACCTGGCGGGACCTGGAGGTGTTCCTGCAGCTGCTCCCCCGCTCGTCCACGGCCGAGCGGATGAACCCCTACACCTCCACCTGGACGGGCGTCTCCCCCGGCGACGGCCCGCGCGACTTCCACCTCGTCCTGCTGGACAACGGCCGCACCGCCACGCTGGCCGACGAGGTGGGCCGGCAGGCGCTGCGCTGCATCCGCTGCTCCGCGTGCCTGAACGTGTGCCCGGTCTACCAGCGCGCGGGCGGCCACGCGTACGGGTCGCCGTATCCGGGGCCGATCGGCGCGATCCTGTCGCCGCAGATCCGCGGCATCGGGTCGGACGTGGACGCCTCGCTGCCCTACGCGTCGACGCTGTGCGGGGCGTGCTTCGAGGCGTGCCCGGTCGCGATCGACATCCCGGAGGTGCTCGTCCACCTGCGGGCCCGCGCCGTGGAGGAGGGGCCCCGCCACCCCCTCGAACGGGTGGCGATGACGGCGGCCGGGTGGACGCTGCGCTCCCCCACCCGGCTCGCGCTCGCGCAGCGCGCGGCGTCCGCGAGCCGCCGCGTCGTGGCGCGCGGCGGCCGGATCCGGCGCCTGCCCGGCCCGCTGAACGCCTGGTCCGAGACGCGGGACGCGCCCGCGCCGCCGCCCGAGTCGTTCCGCGCCTGGTGGGCCCGCACCGGCGGGGGCCGCGAGGAAGACCGCCGCCCCGGAGAGGAGCGCCACGGCGAGGGCCGTCGCGAAGGGAGGGGCCGGTGA
- a CDS encoding LacI family DNA-binding transcriptional regulator, which yields MTTDDTGRSAPLSRTVGIKQVAAHAGVSPGTVSNVLNRPERVAEATRRRVERAIRELGFVRNGSASTLRAGHSSTIGLMVLDLANPFFTDVARGVEDVASERGYAVILSSSGESDEKEQRNLRVLAEQRVRGVLLTPVGDDGAAAARLQERGVPVVLLDHPTPRTNQCSVAVDDVAGGELAVGELLDAGARTLAFVTGPSVLRQCADRRKGAVRALRAAGLGREAMREITVGATNARSGQEAARRLLEAGPPLPDAVFCANDLLALGVLRVLLQAGLKVPDDIALIGYDDIEFSAAAAVPLSSVRQPTYQLGRIATELLLEECDDPGGHAHQQVMFQPELVVRESSRPGGGGRT from the coding sequence TTGACCACAGACGACACCGGACGTTCCGCGCCCCTGAGCAGGACGGTCGGCATCAAGCAGGTCGCGGCGCACGCCGGCGTTTCGCCGGGCACCGTGTCCAACGTGCTCAACCGTCCCGAGCGGGTCGCCGAGGCCACCCGAAGACGCGTCGAGCGCGCCATCCGCGAGCTCGGCTTCGTCCGCAACGGCTCGGCGTCCACGCTGCGCGCCGGGCACAGCAGCACGATCGGGCTGATGGTCCTCGACCTCGCCAACCCGTTCTTCACCGACGTCGCCCGCGGCGTCGAGGACGTCGCCAGCGAGCGCGGCTACGCGGTGATCCTGTCGTCGTCCGGCGAGTCGGACGAGAAGGAGCAGCGCAACCTGCGGGTGCTCGCCGAGCAGCGGGTCCGCGGCGTCCTGCTGACCCCGGTCGGCGACGACGGCGCGGCCGCGGCCCGGCTCCAGGAGCGGGGCGTCCCGGTGGTGCTGCTCGACCACCCGACGCCCCGCACCAACCAGTGCTCGGTCGCCGTCGACGACGTCGCGGGCGGCGAGCTGGCGGTCGGGGAGCTGCTCGACGCCGGCGCCCGCACGCTGGCGTTCGTCACCGGCCCGAGCGTCCTGCGGCAGTGCGCCGACCGCCGCAAGGGCGCGGTGCGGGCGCTGCGCGCCGCCGGGCTCGGCCGCGAGGCGATGCGCGAGATCACGGTCGGGGCGACGAACGCCCGGTCCGGGCAGGAGGCGGCGCGGCGGCTGCTGGAGGCGGGCCCGCCGCTTCCGGACGCGGTCTTCTGCGCCAACGACCTGCTCGCGCTCGGGGTGCTGCGGGTGCTGCTGCAGGCCGGGCTGAAGGTCCCCGACGACATCGCGCTGATCGGGTACGACGACATCGAGTTCTCGGCGGCGGCCGCGGTGCCGCTCAGCTCCGTGCGCCAGCCCACCTACCAGCTCGGGCGCATCGCCACCGAGCTGCTGCTGGAAGAATGCGACGACCCGGGCGGGCATGCTCACCAGCAGGTGATGTTCCAGCCCGAGCTGGTGGTCCGGGAGTCCAGCCGTCCCGGGGGCGGAGGTCGCACATGA
- the rhaS gene encoding rhamnose ABC transporter substrate-binding protein: protein MTTRTRAQRRPASRPASRLAHRLTATAAAGVLALGLTACGGTTKDSSSASGEGRSGGNATADPNAPMKKGLKLAFLPKQVNNPYLTIVDNAGIAAAKEFGAEAKEVGPSDASASSQVSYINTLIQQRHDAILIAANDENAVCGPLKQAMSKDIKVVAYDSDSNPDCRDVFINQASSEDIGRSQVKLLADQIGAEGEIAILSATANATNQNTWIKFMQDELKKPEYSKMKLVKVAYGDDDDQKSFQQTQGLLQAYPNLKGIIAPTTVGIAAAARYISGSKYKGEVALTGLGTPNQMRKFIKDGTVEKFALWDPENLGYLAGYAAGALASGQITGQEGEKFKAGKLGERTVGADGEIVLGPPTVFDEKNIDDYDF from the coding sequence ATGACCACTCGTACGCGCGCCCAGCGACGCCCTGCGTCCCGCCCCGCGTCCCGGCTGGCGCACCGCCTGACGGCGACGGCCGCGGCGGGCGTCCTGGCCCTCGGCCTGACCGCCTGCGGCGGAACCACCAAGGACTCCTCGTCCGCGTCCGGGGAGGGCCGGTCGGGCGGGAACGCCACCGCGGACCCGAACGCGCCGATGAAGAAGGGCCTGAAGCTGGCGTTCCTGCCGAAGCAGGTCAACAACCCCTACCTCACAATCGTCGACAACGCCGGCATCGCGGCGGCGAAGGAGTTCGGCGCGGAGGCCAAGGAGGTCGGCCCGTCCGACGCCTCGGCGTCCTCGCAGGTCTCCTACATCAACACGCTCATCCAGCAGCGGCACGACGCGATCCTCATCGCCGCCAACGACGAGAACGCGGTGTGCGGGCCGCTCAAGCAGGCGATGTCCAAGGACATCAAGGTCGTCGCCTACGACTCCGACAGCAACCCCGACTGCCGGGACGTGTTCATCAACCAGGCGTCCTCCGAGGACATCGGCCGCAGCCAGGTCAAGCTGCTCGCCGACCAGATCGGCGCCGAGGGCGAGATCGCGATCCTGTCGGCGACCGCGAACGCCACGAACCAGAACACGTGGATCAAGTTCATGCAGGACGAGCTGAAGAAGCCCGAGTACTCGAAGATGAAGCTCGTCAAGGTGGCCTACGGCGACGACGACGACCAGAAGTCGTTCCAGCAGACGCAGGGCCTGCTGCAGGCGTACCCGAACCTCAAGGGCATCATCGCGCCGACCACGGTCGGCATCGCCGCCGCCGCGCGCTACATCTCCGGCTCGAAGTACAAGGGCGAGGTCGCGCTGACCGGCCTCGGCACGCCGAACCAGATGCGCAAGTTCATCAAGGACGGCACGGTCGAGAAGTTCGCGCTGTGGGACCCGGAGAACCTCGGCTACCTCGCCGGGTACGCGGCCGGCGCACTGGCCTCCGGCCAGATCACCGGCCAGGAGGGCGAGAAGTTCAAGGCCGGCAAGCTCGGCGAGCGCACCGTCGGCGCCGACGGGGAGATCGTCCTCGGCCCGCCGACGGTCTTCGACGAGAAGAACATCGACGACTACGACTTCTGA
- a CDS encoding ABC transporter permease: protein MSRLGHLVRWETAVTVLLVAVFFGGAGHSPDFVSSGNLSFALLDLSEIALIALPMTLLVVCGQVDLSVASVLGLCSALTGKMWDGGMAIETIIPVVLVVGVVCGLVNGLLVTRLGLPSLAVTIGTMTLYRGLAYVTLGTGAISEFPFAYTELATSSVPGTPIPYPVALFVLLAAVTGVVLHATGIGRSLFAIGAQEDAAYFAGIRVKRLKLALFAVSGLVAGFAGIVYTLRYGSARADNGLGLELAVIAAVLLGGVDFEGGKGTLGGVIAAVLLVGLLRNLLMLNDVSTEVQSIVTGLLLIVSVLTPRLIAVARETRGGRGGARTAPPAAAP from the coding sequence ATGAGCCGGCTGGGACACCTGGTGCGCTGGGAGACCGCCGTCACCGTGCTGCTGGTCGCGGTGTTCTTCGGCGGCGCCGGGCACTCGCCCGACTTCGTGAGCAGCGGCAACCTGTCGTTCGCGCTGCTGGACCTCAGCGAGATCGCGCTGATCGCGCTGCCGATGACGCTGCTGGTGGTGTGCGGGCAGGTCGACCTGTCGGTCGCCTCCGTCCTCGGCCTGTGCAGCGCGCTCACCGGCAAGATGTGGGACGGCGGCATGGCGATCGAGACGATCATCCCCGTCGTCCTGGTCGTCGGCGTCGTCTGCGGGCTGGTCAACGGGCTGCTCGTCACCAGGCTGGGGCTGCCGTCCCTCGCCGTCACGATCGGCACGATGACCCTCTACCGGGGCCTGGCGTACGTGACGCTCGGCACCGGCGCGATCTCGGAGTTCCCGTTCGCCTACACCGAGCTCGCGACCTCGTCCGTGCCCGGCACCCCGATCCCGTACCCGGTCGCGCTGTTCGTCCTGCTCGCCGCCGTCACCGGCGTCGTGCTGCACGCCACCGGCATCGGGCGGTCGCTGTTCGCGATCGGGGCGCAGGAGGACGCCGCCTACTTCGCCGGCATCCGCGTCAAGCGCCTCAAGCTGGCGCTGTTCGCGGTGTCCGGCCTGGTCGCGGGGTTCGCCGGCATCGTCTACACGCTCCGCTACGGCAGCGCCCGCGCCGACAACGGCCTCGGGCTGGAGCTGGCCGTCATCGCGGCGGTGCTGCTCGGCGGCGTCGACTTCGAGGGCGGCAAGGGCACCCTCGGCGGCGTCATCGCCGCGGTGCTGCTGGTCGGCCTGCTCCGCAACCTGCTGATGCTCAACGACGTCTCCACCGAGGTCCAGTCGATCGTCACCGGACTGCTGCTCATCGTCAGCGTCCTCACCCCGCGGCTGATCGCCGTGGCGCGTGAGACCCGCGGCGGACGCGGGGGCGCGAGAACCGCGCCGCCCGCCGCCGCGCCCTGA
- a CDS encoding L-rhamnose mutarotase — translation MDDSSRRKRICFVLKVRQDRLEEYKLRHQAVWPDMQAALRESGWHNYSLFLRDDGLLVGYLETDDFAAAQERMARTEVNARWQAEMAPYFEDLDGRPDEGMKPLPEVFHLD, via the coding sequence ATGGACGACTCTTCACGCCGGAAGCGGATCTGCTTCGTGCTGAAGGTCAGGCAGGACCGCCTGGAGGAGTACAAGCTGCGCCACCAGGCGGTCTGGCCCGACATGCAGGCGGCCCTCCGCGAGTCCGGCTGGCACAACTACTCGCTGTTCCTGCGCGACGACGGCCTCCTCGTCGGCTACCTGGAGACCGACGACTTCGCGGCCGCGCAGGAGCGGATGGCCCGCACCGAGGTCAACGCGCGGTGGCAGGCCGAGATGGCGCCGTACTTCGAGGACCTCGACGGCCGCCCCGACGAGGGGATGAAGCCGCTCCCCGAGGTCTTCCACCTGGACTGA
- a CDS encoding LutC/YkgG family protein, with product MNAREEILRRVDGIVPPRPAAEVAAAYARIDRGYLRRHNGGPSAEVLDLFAERAADYRATVLPVSPDRVAETVAQRLSARSGAYGVPGDLPAEWLAAAGVPLVRDPDPASLDGLAGAVTGCAAAIAETGTIVLDHGEAQGPRALSLVPDYHLIVVLAGQVAPDVTEALERLDPRRPLTFVSGPSATSDIELSRVEGVHGPRTLEVLVVR from the coding sequence GTGAACGCGCGCGAGGAGATCCTCCGCAGGGTCGACGGGATCGTCCCGCCCCGCCCTGCCGCCGAGGTCGCCGCCGCCTACGCCCGCATCGACCGGGGGTACCTGCGCCGCCACAACGGCGGGCCGTCGGCGGAGGTCCTCGACCTGTTCGCCGAGCGGGCCGCCGACTACCGCGCGACCGTCCTCCCGGTGTCCCCGGACAGGGTGGCGGAGACGGTCGCGCAACGGCTCTCGGCCCGATCCGGCGCCTACGGCGTGCCGGGCGACCTGCCCGCGGAGTGGCTGGCCGCGGCCGGGGTCCCGCTCGTGCGCGACCCGGACCCCGCGTCGCTGGACGGGCTGGCGGGCGCCGTCACCGGCTGCGCCGCCGCGATCGCCGAGACCGGCACGATCGTCCTCGACCACGGCGAGGCGCAGGGGCCCCGCGCGCTGTCACTGGTCCCCGACTACCACCTGATCGTCGTCCTGGCCGGGCAGGTCGCGCCCGACGTGACCGAGGCCCTCGAACGGCTCGATCCCCGCCGCCCGCTGACCTTCGTGTCCGGCCCGTCCGCGACGAGCGACATCGAGCTGTCGCGGGTGGAGGGCGTGCACGGGCCCCGCACGCTGGAGGTGCTGGTCGTCCGATGA
- a CDS encoding sugar ABC transporter ATP-binding protein gives MGAPGGSAPPTLALVNVSKSFGAVRALQGVTLELHAGEVHALAGENGAGKSTVVKTFAGVHRPDAGEVRVDGEPVTFGGPADAQAAGVAVIYQEPTLFPDLSVAENIFMGRQPRGSLGRIDRRAMHAAAAELFRRLGVPLDPRQPARGLSIADQQVVEIAKAISRDARVLIMDEPTAALTGQEVERLFTVTRTLAEGGCAVLFISHRLEEIFGLCHRVTTLRDGSFVATDLTADLTPDDLVRRMVGRDLDALYPKQDVAPGEVALKVSRLTREGAFTDVSFEVRRGEIVALAGLVGAGRSEVARAVFGVDRWDAGSVEVAGRPLPPGSPTAAMSAGLALVPEDRRQQGLVMDMSIERNMGLTQLRSLRRETGRAGLISRRVERRRAADWALRLQLKYARLTDAVGVLSGGNQQKVVLAKWLATEPDVLIVDEPTRGIDVGTKSEVHRLLSELAARDMAVLMISSDLPEVLGMADRVLVMHEGRLTAEIPRAEATEESVMAAATGRAGTGKAA, from the coding sequence ATGGGTGCACCCGGCGGATCGGCGCCGCCGACATTGGCACTGGTCAACGTGAGCAAATCGTTCGGCGCCGTGCGCGCTCTGCAGGGCGTCACCCTGGAGCTGCACGCGGGCGAGGTGCACGCGCTGGCCGGGGAGAACGGCGCCGGCAAGTCGACGGTCGTAAAAACGTTCGCAGGGGTGCACCGCCCGGACGCGGGCGAGGTCCGGGTGGACGGCGAGCCGGTGACGTTCGGCGGGCCCGCCGACGCGCAGGCCGCCGGCGTCGCCGTCATCTACCAGGAGCCCACCCTGTTCCCCGACCTGTCGGTCGCCGAGAACATCTTCATGGGCCGCCAGCCCCGCGGCTCGCTCGGGCGCATCGACCGCCGCGCCATGCACGCCGCGGCCGCGGAGCTGTTCCGGCGGCTCGGGGTCCCGCTGGACCCCCGGCAGCCCGCCCGCGGCCTGTCGATCGCCGACCAGCAGGTCGTCGAGATCGCCAAGGCCATCTCCCGGGACGCGCGGGTCCTGATCATGGACGAGCCCACCGCCGCGCTCACCGGCCAGGAGGTCGAGCGGCTCTTCACGGTGACCCGCACCCTCGCCGAGGGCGGCTGCGCCGTCCTGTTCATCTCGCACCGGCTGGAGGAGATCTTCGGCCTGTGCCACCGGGTCACCACCCTTCGCGACGGCTCCTTCGTCGCGACCGACCTGACCGCCGACCTCACCCCCGACGACCTCGTCCGCCGGATGGTCGGCCGCGACCTCGACGCGCTCTACCCCAAGCAGGACGTGGCGCCCGGCGAGGTCGCGCTGAAGGTGTCCCGGCTGACCCGCGAGGGCGCCTTCACCGACGTCTCCTTCGAGGTCCGCCGCGGCGAGATCGTCGCGCTGGCCGGGCTGGTCGGCGCGGGACGCAGCGAGGTCGCCCGCGCCGTGTTCGGCGTCGACCGCTGGGACGCCGGATCCGTCGAGGTCGCCGGCCGCCCGCTGCCGCCCGGCAGCCCGACCGCCGCGATGTCGGCCGGGCTCGCGCTCGTCCCCGAGGACCGCCGCCAGCAGGGCCTGGTCATGGACATGTCCATCGAGCGGAACATGGGCCTCACCCAGCTGCGCTCGCTGCGCCGCGAGACCGGCCGCGCCGGCCTGATCTCCCGGAGGGTCGAGCGCAGGCGCGCCGCGGACTGGGCGCTGCGGCTCCAGCTGAAGTACGCGCGGCTCACCGACGCCGTGGGCGTCCTTTCGGGCGGCAACCAGCAGAAGGTCGTCCTCGCCAAGTGGCTGGCCACCGAGCCCGACGTCCTGATCGTGGACGAGCCGACCCGCGGCATCGACGTCGGCACCAAGTCCGAGGTGCACCGGCTGCTGTCGGAGCTGGCCGCGCGGGACATGGCGGTGCTGATGATCTCCTCCGACCTGCCGGAGGTGCTCGGCATGGCCGACCGCGTCCTCGTCATGCACGAGGGCCGCCTCACCGCCGAGATCCCGCGCGCCGAGGCGACCGAGGAGAGCGTGATGGCCGCGGCGACCGGCCGCGCCGGCACCGGAAAGGCGGCGTGA
- a CDS encoding rhamnulokinase — translation MSEATFAAVDLGASSGRVMAGHLRPGSVELVELRRFPNRPVRVAGTLHWDVLGLYGNVLDGLRGAPPGLVSVGVDSWAVDYGLLDSAGRLIGNPVHYRDSRTDGVMERVRAELGDDLLYRVSGLQFLPFNTIYQLAADDLSRASTLLLIPDLLGYWLTGEVGAERTNASTTGLLDVRDGAWSRELLEKLGVPAGILPPLREPGEVIGPVRADVAAETGHPGLRVVAVGSHDTASAVAAVPATTERFAYISCGTWSLVGVELDAPVLTEESRRANFTNEGGVDGKVRYLRNVMGLWLLQESLRAWGDPDLPALLDEAARVPGLRRLVDPDDPEFLPPGDMPARIAAHCRRRGYPEPAGPAETVRCILDSLALAHRVTLREAARLSGREIDVVHLVGGGSRNDLLCRLTADAAGLPVVAGPVEATALGNVLTQARAHGVVGDLADARALVAATQPLRRWEPSGDESAWAAAAADLGLER, via the coding sequence ATGAGCGAAGCGACCTTCGCGGCCGTCGACCTGGGGGCGTCCAGCGGGCGCGTCATGGCCGGCCACCTGCGGCCCGGCTCCGTGGAGCTGGTGGAGCTGCGCCGCTTCCCCAACCGTCCCGTCCGGGTCGCCGGCACCTTGCACTGGGACGTTCTCGGCCTCTACGGCAACGTCCTCGACGGCCTGCGCGGCGCCCCGCCCGGCCTGGTCTCGGTCGGCGTGGACTCGTGGGCCGTCGACTACGGGCTCCTGGACTCCGCCGGGCGCCTCATCGGCAACCCCGTCCACTACCGCGACTCCCGCACCGACGGGGTGATGGAGCGCGTCCGCGCCGAACTCGGCGACGACCTCCTCTACCGGGTGTCGGGCCTGCAGTTCCTGCCGTTCAACACGATCTACCAGCTCGCGGCGGACGACCTGTCCCGGGCGAGCACCCTGCTGCTGATCCCGGACCTGCTCGGCTACTGGCTCACCGGCGAGGTCGGCGCCGAGCGCACCAACGCGTCCACGACCGGGCTGCTGGACGTCCGCGACGGCGCCTGGTCGCGGGAACTCCTGGAGAAGCTGGGCGTCCCGGCGGGCATCCTGCCGCCCCTCCGCGAACCGGGGGAGGTCATCGGGCCCGTCCGCGCCGACGTCGCGGCCGAAACCGGCCACCCGGGCCTCCGGGTCGTCGCCGTCGGCTCCCACGACACCGCCTCCGCCGTCGCCGCCGTCCCCGCGACGACCGAGCGGTTCGCCTACATCTCCTGCGGCACCTGGTCGCTCGTCGGGGTCGAGCTGGACGCCCCCGTCCTGACCGAGGAGAGCCGCCGGGCCAACTTCACCAACGAGGGCGGCGTCGACGGGAAGGTCCGCTACCTGCGCAACGTGATGGGGCTCTGGCTGCTGCAGGAGTCGCTGCGGGCGTGGGGCGACCCCGACCTGCCCGCCCTGCTCGACGAGGCCGCACGCGTCCCGGGGCTGCGCCGCCTCGTCGATCCCGACGACCCGGAGTTCCTGCCGCCCGGCGACATGCCCGCGCGCATCGCCGCGCACTGCCGCCGCCGCGGCTACCCCGAGCCGGCGGGTCCCGCCGAGACCGTCCGCTGCATCCTCGACAGCCTCGCCCTCGCGCACCGGGTCACGCTCCGCGAGGCGGCCCGGCTGTCGGGGCGGGAGATCGACGTCGTGCACCTCGTCGGCGGAGGCAGCCGCAACGACCTGCTGTGCCGGCTGACCGCCGACGCGGCCGGGCTGCCCGTCGTCGCCGGGCCGGTCGAGGCCACCGCCCTCGGCAACGTGCTGACCCAGGCCCGCGCGCACGGCGTCGTCGGCGACCTGGCCGACGCCCGCGCCCTCGTGGCCGCGACGCAGCCGCTGCGCCGCTGGGAGCCGTCCGGCGACGAGTCCGCGTGGGCGGCCGCCGCGGCCGATCTCGGCCTCGAACGCTGA